A portion of the Streptomyces sp. NBC_01335 genome contains these proteins:
- a CDS encoding MFS transporter, with translation MSSSAPSRPAPATGTTAARRSRNAVIALCWGLVLLDGIDTFIYGSVLPKMLGGHSLGLTPDTAGTIGSYSNFGMLLGTILSGMASNWIGRRVTVFTSVVIFTLATLGTGWSHSAGQFGAFRFVCGFGLGALLPIAISYGMEFTSRGRRALATGVIMTAHQTGGAVAPLIALWLVDDHGWRSAFFVSAIPALILLPLAFKLLPESPTNLLTRGRRADAELLAADYGTELPEPKASGTDRLDALKNLFRGGQWSTTLCFWLTSFAGLLLVYGVGQWLPKIMVDLGYDTGDSLLFSTFLNVGGICGMLIAGRTADRIGPRKVVIAWFVLTAVFVYLMGVEMSVGVLYAVVFFAGLLLFSGQTMVYATVGTHHNDEDRPTALGWVSGMGRFGAIFGPWIGGALISAGNADIGFAMYACAALFGAVMMSLAALTIKARTASHA, from the coding sequence CACGTTCATCTACGGCTCCGTGCTTCCGAAGATGCTCGGCGGCCACAGCCTCGGGCTCACGCCCGACACCGCCGGCACGATCGGCAGTTACTCCAACTTCGGCATGCTGCTCGGCACGATCCTGTCGGGCATGGCGTCGAACTGGATCGGCCGCCGCGTCACCGTCTTCACCAGCGTGGTGATCTTCACCCTCGCCACCCTGGGCACCGGCTGGTCGCACTCCGCGGGCCAGTTCGGCGCCTTCCGCTTCGTGTGCGGGTTCGGTCTGGGCGCCCTGCTGCCGATCGCGATCTCGTACGGCATGGAGTTCACCTCCAGGGGCCGCCGCGCCCTCGCCACCGGCGTCATCATGACCGCGCACCAGACCGGTGGGGCCGTGGCCCCGCTGATCGCGCTCTGGCTGGTCGACGACCACGGCTGGCGCTCGGCCTTCTTCGTCTCCGCGATACCCGCGCTGATCCTTCTGCCGCTCGCCTTCAAGCTGCTGCCCGAGTCGCCGACCAACCTCCTCACCCGCGGCCGCCGCGCCGACGCCGAGCTCCTCGCCGCCGACTACGGCACCGAACTGCCCGAGCCCAAGGCGAGCGGCACGGACAGGCTGGACGCCCTGAAGAACCTCTTCCGCGGCGGCCAGTGGTCGACCACGCTGTGCTTCTGGCTGACGTCCTTCGCCGGCCTGCTCCTGGTCTACGGCGTCGGCCAGTGGCTGCCCAAGATCATGGTCGACCTCGGCTACGACACCGGGGACTCCCTGCTCTTCTCGACGTTCCTCAACGTCGGCGGCATCTGCGGCATGCTCATCGCCGGCCGCACCGCCGACCGGATCGGCCCCCGCAAGGTCGTCATCGCCTGGTTCGTCCTGACCGCGGTCTTCGTCTACCTCATGGGCGTCGAGATGTCGGTCGGCGTCCTGTACGCGGTGGTCTTCTTCGCCGGCCTGCTGCTCTTCTCGGGCCAGACCATGGTCTACGCGACCGTCGGCACCCACCACAACGACGAGGACCGCCCCACCGCCCTCGGCTGGGTCTCCGGCATGGGCCGCTTCGGTGCCATCTTCGGCCCGTGGATCGGCGGCGCGCTGATCTCCGCCGGCAACGCCGACATCGGCTTCGCGATGTACGCCTGCGCCGCGCTGTTCGGCGCGGTGATGATGTCCCTGGCCGCCCTCACCATCAAGGCACGTACGGCCTCGCACGCCTGA
- a CDS encoding type II toxin-antitoxin system VapB family antitoxin, translated as MPVAEATRLMGVSTKEETANGALRDYVAASAWRPQGRRPRGASSRLRRMRRPRTPGGEP; from the coding sequence ATGCCGGTGGCCGAGGCGACGCGGCTCATGGGTGTCTCGACGAAGGAGGAGACGGCCAACGGGGCTCTGCGGGACTACGTGGCGGCAAGTGCGTGGAGGCCGCAGGGACGCCGGCCGCGCGGGGCGAGTTCGAGGCTGCGGCGCATGCGGCGGCCAAGGACGCCCGGCGGGGAGCCCTGA
- a CDS encoding amidohydrolase, whose protein sequence is MSTVEELKARVCAAIDRAADRITGLSDDILRHPETGYKETRTAGVVADQFTALGLAPQTGLARTGVKARMRGRATGPTVAVVGELDSLIIPDHPFADPVTGAAHACGHNAQIAAMVGAGIGLNDVIGELDGDVVLFAVPAEECIEVDWRMGLRDTGELHHTAGKAELIRAGHFDDVDMAMLTHAGPSFMPVAVGGAGNGSLVKRVRFVGRASHAGAAPWDGISAYKAATVAIAAIDAHREMMREDDGVRIHHLITHSGDAVTAIPARTDMEMLIRARTIEGMKRASALVDRALRGGALAMGADVHISTAVSFLPYVDDAPLAEVLVPNAQTLAGDGFHRIPTTGAGGGGSTDMGDLKQVMPVVQPFASAGQDAPLHSNGFYTKDQVAAAIVPAKFMAMTVVDLLVGGAATAREVIDASGPKLSREQFVQLHESLSAEEVFSGGVL, encoded by the coding sequence ATGAGTACAGTCGAAGAGCTCAAGGCACGGGTCTGCGCGGCCATCGACCGCGCCGCGGATCGGATCACCGGCTTGAGCGACGACATCCTGCGCCACCCGGAGACCGGCTACAAGGAGACCCGCACCGCGGGTGTGGTGGCCGACCAGTTCACGGCCCTGGGCCTCGCTCCGCAGACCGGCCTGGCCCGCACCGGCGTCAAGGCGCGGATGCGCGGGCGGGCCACCGGCCCCACCGTCGCGGTCGTCGGCGAGCTCGACAGCCTGATCATCCCTGACCACCCGTTCGCCGACCCGGTCACCGGCGCGGCTCACGCGTGCGGCCACAACGCCCAGATCGCCGCCATGGTCGGTGCCGGCATCGGTCTGAACGACGTCATCGGCGAACTCGACGGCGACGTGGTCCTCTTCGCCGTGCCGGCCGAGGAGTGCATCGAGGTCGACTGGCGCATGGGTTTGCGCGACACCGGCGAACTGCACCACACGGCGGGCAAGGCTGAGCTCATCCGGGCCGGGCACTTCGACGACGTCGACATGGCGATGCTCACCCACGCCGGGCCGTCGTTCATGCCCGTCGCGGTCGGCGGCGCCGGCAACGGCTCGCTGGTCAAGCGCGTCCGCTTCGTCGGACGGGCATCGCACGCGGGGGCCGCGCCCTGGGACGGCATCAGCGCCTACAAGGCCGCCACCGTGGCCATCGCCGCCATCGACGCCCACCGGGAGATGATGCGCGAGGACGACGGCGTGCGTATCCATCACCTCATCACCCACTCCGGCGACGCCGTCACCGCCATCCCCGCCCGCACCGACATGGAGATGCTCATCCGGGCCCGCACCATCGAGGGCATGAAGCGCGCCTCCGCCCTCGTCGACCGGGCGCTGCGCGGAGGAGCGCTCGCCATGGGCGCCGACGTGCACATCTCCACCGCCGTGTCCTTCCTGCCCTATGTGGACGACGCGCCACTGGCAGAGGTACTCGTCCCCAATGCCCAGACCCTCGCCGGAGACGGATTCCACCGCATCCCCACCACGGGTGCCGGTGGCGGCGGCTCAACCGACATGGGGGACCTCAAGCAGGTCATGCCGGTCGTGCAGCCCTTCGCTTCGGCGGGCCAGGACGCCCCGCTGCACAGCAACGGCTTTTACACCAAGGACCAGGTGGCCGCGGCGATCGTCCCGGCCAAGTTCATGGCGATGACGGTGGTCGACCTGCTCGTCGGCGGAGCCGCCACCGCCCGTGAGGTCATCGACGCCAGTGGCCCCAAACTGTCGCGCGAGCAGTTCGTCCAGCTCCACGAGTCCCTTTCGGCCGAGGAGGTCTTCTCCGGCGGGGTTCTGTAG
- a CDS encoding glycoside hydrolase family 3 protein has product MTDLYRNSAEPVHRRVEDLLSRMTLREKAALLFQTMVTMNPDGTLAEDREHAMGLMTAREMVDGLGMTHFNLIGGAGPRELAEWHNRVQALAEETRLGIPVTLSTDPRHSFTDNIGTAMMAGPFSQWPESLGLAALRDESEVRAYADTVRQEYLAVGMRLALHPQIDLATEPRWSRIGGTFGEDADLTSRLVAAYIEGLRGPVADGERIGPDSVAAMVKHFPGGGPQLDGEDPHFPYGREQVYPGGFFDYHLRPFRAALDAGATQVMPYYGMPLGTAYEEVAFGFNKGIITGLLREQLGFDGIVCTDWGLVTDAEILGQPMPARAWGAEHLSEAQRVEKILAAGCDQFGGEARPELVVRLVEEGRVDEERVDTSVRRLLAEKFRLGLFDERRYVDPDAAEEIVGRADFRAAGARAQRRSLTLLKNEAPAGERAVLPVRPGATLYVEGVDRATAARYATLTDTPQVADLALIRLETPYDPRPGGFEQYFHAGRLDFPEDRLDEILRLLATVPTVVAVHLERPAVIPEIAERAAALVASYGSSDEALLDVLFAHEGAAPEGRLPFQLPRSMEEVRSGAPDAPQGSPDPLYPFGHGLIPAGTAWAGTPGTPDTLV; this is encoded by the coding sequence GTGACCGACCTCTACCGCAACTCCGCAGAACCCGTGCACCGGCGCGTCGAGGACCTGCTCTCCCGGATGACCCTGCGGGAGAAGGCTGCCCTGCTGTTCCAGACCATGGTGACGATGAACCCCGACGGCACCCTGGCCGAGGACCGCGAGCACGCCATGGGCCTGATGACCGCCCGAGAGATGGTCGACGGCCTGGGCATGACCCACTTCAATCTCATCGGCGGAGCCGGTCCCCGCGAACTCGCCGAGTGGCACAACCGCGTGCAGGCGCTGGCCGAGGAGACCCGCCTCGGCATCCCGGTCACGCTCTCCACCGACCCTCGGCACTCCTTCACCGACAACATCGGCACGGCCATGATGGCCGGGCCGTTCTCGCAGTGGCCCGAGTCCCTCGGCCTCGCCGCACTGCGAGACGAGTCCGAGGTACGCGCCTACGCCGACACCGTCCGCCAGGAGTACCTTGCCGTCGGCATGCGCCTCGCGCTGCACCCGCAGATCGACCTCGCGACCGAGCCGCGCTGGTCACGCATCGGCGGCACCTTCGGCGAGGACGCCGACCTCACCTCCAGGCTGGTCGCGGCCTACATCGAGGGCCTTCGCGGCCCTGTCGCCGACGGCGAGCGGATCGGACCGGACAGCGTCGCCGCCATGGTCAAGCACTTCCCCGGCGGCGGCCCGCAGCTCGACGGCGAGGACCCCCATTTCCCCTACGGTCGCGAGCAGGTCTACCCCGGCGGCTTCTTCGATTACCACCTGCGCCCCTTCCGCGCCGCCCTGGACGCCGGCGCCACCCAGGTCATGCCCTACTACGGCATGCCGCTGGGCACTGCATACGAAGAGGTCGCCTTCGGCTTCAACAAGGGCATCATCACCGGACTGTTGCGCGAACAGCTCGGTTTCGACGGCATCGTCTGCACCGACTGGGGCCTGGTCACCGATGCCGAGATCCTCGGCCAGCCCATGCCCGCCCGTGCATGGGGCGCCGAGCACCTGAGCGAAGCGCAGCGCGTCGAGAAGATCCTCGCGGCCGGCTGCGACCAGTTCGGTGGCGAGGCCCGCCCCGAACTCGTCGTCCGCCTCGTCGAAGAGGGACGCGTCGACGAGGAGCGCGTCGACACCTCCGTACGCCGGCTGCTCGCCGAGAAGTTCCGGCTCGGTCTGTTCGACGAGCGCCGCTACGTCGACCCCGACGCCGCCGAGGAGATCGTGGGCCGCGCCGACTTCCGGGCTGCCGGAGCCCGCGCACAGCGCCGCTCCCTCACCCTGCTGAAGAACGAAGCCCCGGCGGGAGAGCGCGCTGTCCTGCCCGTCCGCCCCGGCGCCACCCTTTACGTCGAGGGCGTGGACCGCGCGACCGCCGCCCGGTACGCGACCCTCACGGACACCCCGCAAGTGGCAGACCTCGCCCTGATCCGCCTGGAGACCCCGTACGACCCGCGGCCCGGCGGCTTCGAGCAGTACTTCCACGCCGGGCGCCTCGACTTCCCCGAGGACCGGCTCGACGAGATCCTCCGGCTGCTCGCCACCGTCCCGACGGTGGTGGCCGTCCACCTGGAGCGCCCGGCGGTGATCCCCGAGATCGCCGAGCGTGCCGCCGCCCTCGTCGCCTCCTACGGCTCCAGCGACGAAGCCCTCCTCGATGTCCTCTTCGCCCACGAGGGGGCCGCGCCCGAAGGGCGCCTCCCCTTCCAGCTGCCGCGCAGTATGGAGGAGGTCCGCAGTGGAGCGCCGGACGCCCCGCAGGGCAGTCCCGACCCGCTCTACCCCTTCGGCCACGGCCTGATCCCGGCCGGTACGGCGTGGGCGGGGACTCCGGGTACCCCGGACACCCTGGTCTGA
- a CDS encoding TetR/AcrR family transcriptional regulator, with translation MTTKPPAQPGQKRTRRRTGSYAAADAKRAAILDAAIQRFAQLGYLRSSLAQIAADVGSSPAGLLHHFGSKERLLLAVLDARSDRVVKLIGADGRPDTDVDLVEEFRTLLLLLERNIAQPGFMLMFSKLSVEAADPDHPAHAFFTDHYQKNRTQTADRLRVAEREGRLRPGENWDALAREFMAVWDGLQIQWALDPDHFDLVDPMRGWINRFLRAYAVDGLDLDANTPAPGA, from the coding sequence GTGACCACCAAGCCGCCTGCACAGCCGGGCCAGAAGCGCACCCGCCGCCGAACCGGCTCGTACGCCGCCGCCGACGCCAAGCGTGCGGCGATCCTCGACGCGGCCATCCAGCGCTTCGCACAGCTCGGCTATCTGCGCTCTTCGCTCGCCCAGATCGCAGCCGACGTGGGCTCCTCGCCCGCCGGTCTGTTGCACCACTTCGGCAGCAAGGAGCGTCTGCTGCTCGCGGTCCTCGACGCTCGCTCGGACCGGGTGGTCAAACTCATCGGTGCGGACGGCAGGCCCGATACCGACGTCGATCTGGTCGAGGAGTTCCGCACACTGCTGCTCCTGCTGGAACGGAACATCGCACAGCCGGGCTTCATGCTCATGTTCAGCAAGCTCTCGGTGGAGGCTGCCGACCCCGACCACCCCGCGCACGCCTTCTTCACCGATCACTACCAGAAGAACCGCACGCAGACGGCCGACCGGCTACGGGTGGCCGAGCGTGAAGGGCGACTGCGTCCCGGCGAGAACTGGGACGCGCTGGCCCGCGAGTTCATGGCCGTCTGGGACGGCCTGCAGATCCAGTGGGCGCTCGATCCGGACCACTTCGACCTGGTGGACCCGATGCGCGGCTGGATCAATCGCTTCCTGCGCGCATACGCGGTGGACGGCCTGGATCTGGATGCGAACACCCCCGCGCCCGGCGCCTGA
- a CDS encoding MFS transporter yields MTTTSPVQAGVEAPARFTPRLTLILVALIWPTQVITVISVLGANATTGIAEHFHTTQIVWFTLIVRLLAAMITPFVIRLAARYGAKRVMLTMTGLGIIGDVIAAVAVNYPMLLVGRAIGAAYTPLAALTYPVVRDLFPKRLVKSATAILASTLALVTLFVPFLAAGIVDTWGFRGALWGMVVGTAAAFALIATLVPETPRRPDDRGVGWLSGILLGLALVAVLYPLGYGQKWGWTSGSILGLFAVGVVLFVLFFVVERRSRNPIFDLAVLRRRPVASVLLSGAVAQSVAYTIPTAMILLALFPHIPGVSAGLGWSNMHNAWIGVPAAAVMFATGMGLSRFVDRVPNRLLFRVGLVFMMAGYGLMAVYHHNATDLIWTGCVAQFGGGIMVATVPTLIVQVVAPEEQGLGSGMLNLLTLTLSSVYSAVMFATLAGHSRVLHGAVFYLDGGYELAFVSAVVGAAIALLVSFAIPRTQEA; encoded by the coding sequence ATGACCACGACCAGCCCGGTGCAAGCCGGGGTGGAAGCGCCTGCGCGCTTCACCCCGCGGCTGACCCTGATCCTGGTGGCACTGATATGGCCCACCCAGGTGATTACCGTCATCAGCGTCCTGGGCGCCAACGCCACTACGGGGATCGCGGAGCACTTCCACACCACGCAGATCGTCTGGTTCACCCTGATCGTCCGCCTGCTGGCTGCGATGATCACGCCGTTCGTGATCCGGCTCGCCGCCCGCTACGGCGCCAAACGCGTCATGCTGACCATGACGGGCCTGGGCATCATCGGTGACGTGATCGCCGCGGTGGCCGTGAACTACCCGATGCTCCTGGTCGGCCGGGCCATCGGTGCCGCCTACACCCCCCTGGCCGCGCTGACCTACCCGGTCGTCCGCGACCTCTTCCCCAAGCGTCTGGTCAAGAGCGCCACCGCGATCCTCGCGAGCACCCTGGCCCTGGTCACCCTGTTCGTGCCGTTCCTGGCCGCAGGCATCGTGGACACCTGGGGCTTCCGCGGTGCGCTGTGGGGCATGGTCGTCGGTACCGCCGCCGCGTTCGCCCTCATCGCCACGCTGGTGCCGGAGACGCCGCGGCGCCCCGACGACCGAGGCGTCGGCTGGCTGAGCGGCATCCTGCTGGGCCTCGCCCTGGTCGCGGTCCTCTACCCGCTCGGCTACGGGCAGAAGTGGGGCTGGACCTCGGGCTCGATCCTGGGCCTGTTCGCGGTGGGTGTCGTCCTGTTCGTCCTCTTCTTCGTGGTGGAGCGCCGCAGCCGCAACCCGATCTTCGATCTGGCCGTGCTGCGCCGCCGTCCGGTGGCCTCGGTGCTTCTTTCCGGCGCCGTCGCCCAGTCCGTGGCCTACACCATCCCGACGGCCATGATCCTGCTGGCCCTCTTCCCGCACATCCCCGGAGTCTCCGCCGGCCTGGGCTGGTCGAACATGCACAACGCGTGGATCGGCGTACCCGCCGCCGCGGTCATGTTCGCCACTGGCATGGGCCTGAGCCGGTTCGTCGACCGTGTCCCGAACCGGCTGCTGTTCCGTGTCGGCCTGGTGTTCATGATGGCCGGTTATGGGCTGATGGCCGTCTACCACCACAACGCGACGGACCTGATCTGGACCGGCTGTGTGGCCCAGTTCGGCGGTGGCATCATGGTCGCCACCGTGCCCACCCTCATCGTCCAGGTGGTCGCCCCCGAGGAGCAGGGTCTGGGCAGCGGCATGCTGAACCTGCTCACCCTCACCCTCAGCTCCGTTTACAGTGCGGTGATGTTCGCGACCCTGGCCGGCCACAGCCGGGTGCTGCACGGTGCCGTGTTCTACCTCGACGGTGGCTACGAACTGGCGTTCGTCAGCGCGGTCGTCGGTGCGGCGATCGCCCTGCTGGTGTCGTTCGCCATCCCCAGGACGCAGGAGGCCTGA
- a CDS encoding LysR family transcriptional regulator, whose amino-acid sequence MNEKSAAEVLAPGLVQLAALARDPNITRAALEAGTSQPTLSRALRRWGSGLGVALVEPDGRGVRLTREGRILALAATDAAALLQRAVERVRDQEAIAALSVGFLRSLGPSVVGELVASFLVDRPDVVVTHHEGAGGDLLEAVESGVVDVAVLTPRPSRRLHWLRLGQQAMTLTVPVGHRLAQGGAVRLAQVRDEPFLALDHRFDTRRVAEELCAAEGFTPRVTLEADSVTTLRDYVAAGLGVAVLPADTSADARTVTLPLATPAASREFGLVWHPGRLRPAAAELVGHARRLGDRYPAWADISG is encoded by the coding sequence ATGAATGAGAAGTCGGCGGCCGAGGTGCTGGCCCCCGGCCTGGTGCAGTTGGCGGCACTGGCCCGCGACCCGAACATCACCCGAGCCGCGCTGGAGGCCGGGACGAGCCAGCCGACACTGAGCCGGGCTCTGCGCCGCTGGGGGAGCGGGCTCGGAGTGGCGCTGGTGGAGCCCGACGGGCGGGGCGTGCGGCTGACCCGGGAGGGCAGGATCCTGGCGCTCGCCGCGACGGACGCGGCCGCGCTGCTCCAGCGGGCCGTGGAACGGGTGCGGGACCAGGAGGCGATCGCCGCATTGAGCGTCGGCTTCCTGCGGTCCCTCGGTCCCTCGGTGGTCGGCGAGCTGGTCGCCTCGTTCCTTGTGGACAGGCCGGACGTGGTGGTCACCCATCACGAGGGGGCCGGCGGCGACTTGCTGGAGGCAGTCGAGTCCGGAGTCGTGGACGTGGCGGTGCTCACGCCGCGACCATCGCGGCGGCTTCACTGGCTGCGGCTGGGGCAGCAGGCCATGACGTTGACGGTTCCGGTCGGCCACCGGCTGGCCCAGGGCGGCGCGGTGCGGCTGGCCCAGGTCCGCGACGAGCCGTTCCTGGCCCTCGACCACCGGTTCGACACCCGGCGGGTGGCCGAGGAGCTGTGCGCGGCCGAAGGGTTCACGCCTCGCGTCACCTTGGAGGCCGACAGCGTGACGACGCTGCGCGACTACGTGGCGGCGGGACTGGGTGTGGCCGTGCTCCCCGCCGACACCTCGGCCGACGCGCGAACGGTGACACTGCCCCTCGCCACCCCCGCGGCCTCGCGGGAATTCGGTCTGGTGTGGCACCCCGGCCGCCTCCGCCCGGCGGCGGCCGAACTCGTCGGACATGCCCGACGGCTGGGTGACCGGTACCCCGCCTGGGCGGACATCAGCGGCTGA
- the mdcA gene encoding malonate decarboxylase subunit alpha, which produces MVSLSTTTTAPGVRQQRKAARLAAAAPSLTARSGKIVDPERITALLQSVLLPGDRVALEGDNQKQADFLSRSLARVDPGAVHGLHLLVPSLSRPEHLDLFELGIASRVDFAFAGAQSARVAALLDEGVLTIGAIHTYLELYARLFVDLVPDVALVAAVQADPDGNLYTGPNTEDTPALIEAAAFRGGLVIVQVDEVVERGALPRVDIPGDWVDLVVRADRPCFIEPLFTRDPRKITDVHVLLAMLAIRGVYERHEVTSLNHGIGFDTAAIELLLPTYGERLGLKGRVARNFVLNPHPTLIPAIESGWVESVTCFGGEVGMEAYCAARPDVFAVGPDGSLRSNRMTAQNAGLYATDMFIGSTLQIDAVGNSSTVTEGRLSGFGGAPNLGSDPRGRRHPTPAWLGLHTAEAGSGVLRGRKLVVQIAETYGAGARPRYTERLDAVAVGEKAGMPLAPVMIYGDDVTHVISEDGIAYLYLARDLEERRQAVAALAGAGPLGTTSTPAQRERLRRDGVLALPEDLGVRRTDARRSMLAARSIEDLVTWSGGLYDPPSRFRSW; this is translated from the coding sequence GTGGTTTCTCTGAGTACGACCACCACCGCACCCGGCGTGCGCCAGCAGCGCAAGGCCGCCCGGCTCGCGGCCGCGGCGCCGTCCCTGACCGCCCGTTCCGGCAAGATCGTCGATCCCGAGCGGATCACCGCACTGCTGCAGAGCGTCCTGCTCCCCGGGGACCGGGTCGCCCTGGAGGGCGACAACCAGAAGCAGGCGGACTTCCTCTCCCGGTCGCTCGCCCGGGTCGACCCCGGCGCCGTCCACGGCCTGCATCTGCTCGTCCCCTCGCTCTCCCGTCCCGAGCACCTCGACCTGTTCGAGCTGGGCATCGCCTCCCGCGTCGACTTCGCCTTCGCCGGAGCCCAGTCGGCACGCGTCGCGGCGCTGCTGGACGAGGGCGTGCTGACCATCGGCGCGATCCACACCTACCTGGAGCTGTACGCGCGGCTGTTCGTCGACCTGGTGCCGGATGTCGCGCTCGTCGCCGCCGTGCAGGCCGACCCCGACGGCAACCTGTACACCGGCCCCAACACCGAGGACACCCCCGCGCTGATCGAAGCGGCCGCCTTCCGCGGTGGCCTGGTGATCGTGCAGGTCGACGAGGTGGTGGAACGCGGTGCACTGCCCCGTGTGGACATCCCCGGCGACTGGGTCGACCTCGTCGTCCGGGCCGACCGCCCGTGCTTCATCGAGCCGCTCTTCACCCGGGACCCACGCAAGATCACCGATGTCCACGTGCTGCTGGCGATGCTCGCCATCCGCGGCGTCTACGAACGCCACGAGGTGACCTCCCTCAATCACGGCATCGGCTTCGACACCGCCGCGATCGAACTGCTGCTGCCGACGTACGGAGAGCGGCTGGGGCTGAAGGGCCGGGTGGCCCGTAACTTCGTGCTCAACCCGCACCCCACGCTCATCCCCGCCATCGAGAGCGGCTGGGTCGAAAGCGTGACCTGCTTCGGCGGCGAGGTCGGTATGGAGGCCTACTGCGCCGCCAGGCCCGACGTCTTCGCGGTCGGCCCCGACGGCTCCCTGCGCTCCAACCGGATGACCGCGCAGAACGCCGGCCTGTACGCCACCGACATGTTCATCGGCTCCACTCTCCAGATCGACGCCGTCGGCAATTCCTCCACCGTCACCGAAGGCCGGCTGTCCGGCTTCGGCGGAGCCCCCAACCTCGGCAGCGACCCGCGCGGACGCCGGCATCCCACCCCCGCGTGGTTGGGTCTGCACACCGCCGAGGCCGGCTCCGGCGTCCTGCGCGGACGCAAGCTCGTCGTCCAGATCGCCGAAACCTACGGCGCGGGCGCGCGGCCCAGGTACACCGAACGGCTCGACGCCGTCGCCGTCGGCGAGAAGGCCGGCATGCCGCTCGCCCCGGTGATGATCTACGGAGACGACGTCACTCATGTCATCAGCGAGGACGGCATCGCCTACCTCTACCTGGCCCGTGACCTGGAGGAGCGGCGCCAGGCAGTCGCCGCGCTGGCCGGCGCCGGGCCTCTCGGCACCACCTCTACACCCGCCCAGCGCGAACGACTGCGCCGCGACGGAGTGCTCGCCCTGCCCGAGGACCTCGGCGTGCGCCGCACCGACGCCCGCCGCTCGATGCTCGCAGCGCGCAGCATCGAGGACCTGGTGACCTGGTCCGGTGGACTGTACGACCCGCCGTCACGCTTCCGGAGCTGGTGA
- a CDS encoding triphosphoribosyl-dephospho-CoA synthase, which produces MATLTTTPVCAPPRSGAALAAAAVGALLSEAALTPKPGLVDLRGKGAHADMDVALMTASALALRDTFTRLAATGAAGHHDARLRADLARIGRDGEVAMMRATGGVNTHRGAIWALGLTVAAVAALPHADTAAVLRKAAGVAAHPDPAAPPVRTKGAAARATYRVAGAVGAARAGFPGAARALRVLRRCRASGEDETSARLNALLACMTTLDDTCLLARGGPRALRLAQDGAAEVLRLGGAGTPAGAAALTSLDAGLLRLGLSPGGSADMLALALLLDATHSDDPDATRC; this is translated from the coding sequence ATGGCGACCCTCACCACCACCCCCGTCTGCGCGCCCCCGCGCAGCGGCGCCGCGCTGGCCGCGGCAGCCGTGGGCGCCCTGCTCTCCGAGGCGGCCCTCACCCCCAAGCCCGGGCTGGTCGACCTGCGCGGCAAAGGCGCCCACGCGGACATGGACGTCGCCCTCATGACCGCCTCCGCGCTGGCGCTGCGCGACACGTTCACACGCCTCGCCGCCACCGGCGCCGCCGGACACCACGACGCCCGGCTCCGTGCGGATCTGGCGCGGATCGGCCGCGACGGGGAGGTGGCGATGATGCGCGCCACCGGCGGCGTCAACACTCACCGCGGCGCGATCTGGGCTCTGGGCCTGACCGTCGCCGCTGTCGCCGCCCTCCCGCACGCCGACACGGCGGCCGTCCTGCGCAAGGCGGCCGGCGTCGCCGCCCACCCCGACCCCGCCGCACCGCCCGTACGCACCAAGGGTGCCGCGGCCCGCGCCACCTACCGGGTTGCCGGAGCCGTCGGCGCGGCCCGCGCGGGCTTCCCCGGCGCCGCACGGGCTCTGCGGGTACTGCGCCGGTGCCGGGCCTCAGGGGAGGACGAGACCTCGGCCCGCCTGAACGCCCTGCTCGCCTGTATGACCACCCTCGACGACACCTGCCTGCTCGCCAGGGGAGGCCCGCGCGCACTGCGACTCGCACAGGACGGCGCCGCCGAGGTGCTGCGGCTCGGCGGCGCGGGCACCCCGGCCGGCGCCGCGGCCCTGACCTCGTTGGACGCGGGCCTGCTGCGGCTCGGCCTCTCGCCCGGCGGCAGCGCGGACATGCTCGCGCTCGCCCTCCTCCTGGACGCCACCCATTCCGACGACCCCGACGCGACGAGGTGCTGA